In Corylus avellana chromosome ca2, CavTom2PMs-1.0, the following proteins share a genomic window:
- the LOC132172683 gene encoding protein CANDIDATE G-PROTEIN COUPLED RECEPTOR 2-like, whose protein sequence is MHVPLRTGSSLLTQAWECTPGKELAWNVLSLLTTSGMLFLEVSLVAFLFQGNHVSGLEALTRTFVVSGLIVGMDFLLKAIYLFGFGIPLFIDSNDHTHQMKWNLWVVHRLVLTAVYGFILFMYHSKWRERLPARPAFYNYIAIMFSTNALALFACALTGNGASFGFWLYGATIVCYHAFYLPLLYVTFLADFFQEEDLHLENVYYSEMKDAGFFDADWE, encoded by the exons ATGCATGTACCA CTAAGAACTGGATCCTCTTTATTGACACAGGCATGGGAGTGCACTCCCGGAAAAGAACTGGCATGGAATGTCTTGTCTTTGCTTACAACATCTGGAATGCTATTTTTGGAAGTAAGCTTGGTGGCCTTTTTATTCCAAGGAAATCATGTGAGTGGGTTAGAAGCGTTGACACGGACATTTGTTGTCTCAGGGCTTATCGTCGGTATGGATTTCCTCCTAAAG GCAATTTATCTATTTGGATTTGGGATCCCGTTATTCATTGACAGCAATGATCATACACATCAGATGAAGTGGAACTTGTGGGTTGTTCATAGGCTGGTGCTGACCGCAGTCTATGGCTTCATACTGTTCATGTACCATTCCAAGTGGAGAGAAAGATTACCTG CAAGACCTGCATTCTACAACTACATTGCTATCATGTTCTCGACGAATGCTCTTGCACTGTTTGCTTGTGCACTTACTGGAAACGGGGCTAGTTTTGGGTTctg GTTGTACGGTGCCACCATTGTCTGCTATCATGCCTTCTATCTTCCTCTTCTATATGTGACATTTCTGGCTGACTTTTTCCAG GAGGAAGATTTGCATTTAGAGAACGTATACTACTCGGAGATGAAAGATGCTGGTTTCTTTGATGCTGATTGGGAGTGA